In Gossypium arboreum isolate Shixiya-1 chromosome 5, ASM2569848v2, whole genome shotgun sequence, a single genomic region encodes these proteins:
- the LOC108452264 gene encoding G-type lectin S-receptor-like serine/threonine-protein kinase At2g19130, translating to MDQFFNDMEKEKPIRFTSLQLKVATDNFSTLLGSGGFGAVYKGVFNDETMVAVKVLHGTSDKRIEQQFMAEMGTIGRVHHFNLVRLYGFCFDKNLRALVYEYLPYGSLDRFLFTQEKKLGFEKLHEIAVGTAKGIAYLHEECQQRIIHYDIKPGNILLDSKFCPKVADFGLAKLINRENTHIPMTGGRGTPGYAAPELWMPFSITYKCDVYSFGMLLFEIIGRRRNLNVEVPESQEWFPRWVWMNIEKNGDIGELIGTCEIDEGSRETVEKMVKTALWCVQYRPERRPLMSMVVKMLDGAAEIPQPSNPFEHLLDHNSTIVAAGVSSSTWTDDSEPSSSVVTDQSKWFGLLLRFVNSELVF from the coding sequence ATGGATCAATTCTTCAACGACATGGAAAAGGAGAAACCAATCCGATTCACCTCTCTCCAGCTAAAGGTCGCCACCGATAATTTCTCCACTTTGTTGGGTTCAGGGGGTTTTGGAGCTGTATACAAGGGTGTTTTCAACGATGAAACCATGGTAGCTGTCAAGGTTCTCCATGGAACTTCGGATAAAAGAATCGAGCAACAATTCATGGCGGAAATGGGCACAATCGGCAGAGTTCATCATTTTAACCTAGTTCGACTCTATGGTTTCTGCTTTGACAAGAACCTGAGGGCCTTAGTTTATGAATACCTCCCATATGGTTCACTTGACAGGTTTTTGTTTACCCAAGAAAAGAAATTAGGATTCGAGAAACTCCATGAAATTGCAGTGGGAACAGCGAAAGGGATTGCTTACTTACATGAAGAATGTCAACAACGAATCATTCACTACGACATAAAGCCTGGAAACATTCTCTTAGATTCAAAATTCTGCCCCAAAGTTGCTGATTTTGGTTTGGCCAAGCTCATCAACAGGGAAAACACTCATATACCCATGACCGGAGGTCGAGGAACTCCAGGATATGCAGCACCGGAGCTTTGGATGCCATTTTCAATAACCTATAAGTGTGATGTTTATAGCTTTGGGATGCTATTATTTGAGATAATCGGCCGGCGAAGGAACCTTAACGTCGAAGTCCCGGAGAGCCAAGAGTGGTTCCCGAGATGGGTGTGGATGAACATTGAGAAGAATGGCGACATCGGAGAGTTAATAGGCACATGCGAGATCGATGAGGGAAGTAGAGAGACTGTGGAGAAAATGGTGAAGACGGCTTTATGGTGCGTTCAGTATAGACCTGAACGGAGGCCATTGATGAGCATGGTGGTTAAAATGTTAGATGGAGCAGCCGAAATTCCTCAACCTTCAAATCCGTTCGAGCATTTGCTGGATCACAATTCCACCATTGTTGCTGCAGGTGTTTCGAGTTCAACATGGACGGACGATTCAGAGCCTTCTTCTTCGGTGGTAACAGATCAGTCCAAGTGGTTTGGACTTCTACTTAGGTTTGTTAACTCTGAATTGGTTTTTTAA